The following proteins come from a genomic window of Lytechinus pictus isolate F3 Inbred chromosome 1, Lp3.0, whole genome shotgun sequence:
- the LOC129256426 gene encoding heparan sulfate glucosamine 3-O-sulfotransferase 1-like — translation MTMARVSLGRSEATAAAITAFLMLGFFAVYLTSTGYTGEFRYAVEPSTNHSQCSCNRGNAAIQVLEEHKLDRTATGIPIRIKAPVAGSLMYLQPGKEPVCEVGQIDHGCYCKIGSNVYPPERKLLSKDIRKARGCKKRRPDVIIPGSMKSGTTALKAYLEIHPAITFPDKELKFANHHRLEEFDQYADVMPFSTPDQIAMEKTAGYFIRIPIAERLRKAMPDTKFIIILREPIKRAVSNYMHMLALNASHPETITIDKHSSAPRYEIKSTFRDSVLFPNGTLKTANRLLDSSRYSKYLKQWYSVYPREQILVLDGEEFTQDPLPGLQRVEEFIGIDRYFDDNKFYFNETKGFICLRDPFEMCMTSNKGRPHDEVSEDLLKKLRDHFRPFNRKLAKVLNRELSWTNSY, via the coding sequence ATGACAATGGCAAGAGTTTCACTAGGACGATCAGAAGCCACTGCTGCTGCCATTACCGCATTCCTGATGCTTGGGTTTTTCGCAGTGTACCTCACATCAACTGGCTATACAGGTGAATTTCGTTACGCGGTTGAACCAAGTACCAATCACTCCCAGTGCTCTTGCAATCGTGGAAATGCCGCCATCCAAGTTCTTGAAGAACACAAGTTGGACAGAACTGCCACCGGCATCCCCATTAGAATTAAAGCACCTGTAGCGGGCAGCCTCATGTACCTACAGCCCGGAAAAGAGCCTGTCTGTGAGGTTGGCCAAATTGATCATGGATGCTACTGTAAGATAGGCTCAAATGTCTATCCACCAGAAAGGAAACTTTTAAGCAAAGATATTCGGAAGGCGAGAGGATGCAAGAAACGCAGACCCGATGTAATCATTCCTGGCTCCATGAAAAGTGGTACAACGGCTCTTAAAGCATATTTGGAAATCCACCCAGCTATTACATTTCCAGATAAAGAATTAAAATTTGCAAATCATCATAGGTTAGAAGAATTTGACCAGTACGCGGATGTCATGCCGTTTTCTACCCCCGATCAGATTGCTATGGAGAAAACTGCTGGATATTTTATCAGGATACCGATTGCAGAACGACTTCGAAAGGCCATGCCTGATACTAAGTTCATTATTATTCTCCGTGAACCAATAAAACGTGCAGTCTCAAACTACATGCATATGCTAGCGCTTAATGCTTCGCATCCAGAAACTATAACCATCGATAAACATTCTTCTGCGCCAAgatatgaaatcaaatctacatttCGTGACTCCGTACTTTTTCCAAATGGAACTCTCAAAACGGCCAACCGCCTCTTAGATTCAAGTCGATATTCCAAATACTTAAAACAGTGGTACAGTGTCTATCCTAGAGAGCAAATCCTTGTCTTGGACGGGGAAGAGTTTACACAGGATCCCCTACCAGGTCTCCAACGGGTCGAGGAATTTATTGGAATAGATCGCTACTTTGATGATAACAAATTTTACTTCAACGAGACGAAAGGATTCATCTGCCTTCGAGATCCTTTTGAGATGTGCATGACAAGCAACAAAGGACGGCCGCATGACGAAGTCAGTGAGGACTTGCTGAAAAAGCTAAGGGATCATTTCAGACCTTTTAATAGAAAACTAGCAAAGGTTCTTAATCGAGAACTCAGCTGGACGAATTCTTACTAA